From the genome of Geminocystis herdmanii PCC 6308, one region includes:
- the trpB gene encoding tryptophan synthase subunit beta, whose product MTVTPIKNNSNLTQVPDNFGRFGKYGGKYVPETLMPALSELETAYSQYKLDRDFQAELNQLLKDYVGRANPLYFAERLTQHYAKPDGTGAQIYLKREDLNHTGAHKINNALGQVLLAVRMGKKRIIAETGAGQHGVATATVCARFGLDCVIYMGVEDMERQKLNVFRMRLLGAKVQPVSAGTGTLKDATSEAIRDWVTNVETTHYILGSVAGPHPYPMMVRDFHGVIGKETRSQCVEKWGGLPDILLACVGGGSNAMGLFYEFVGDASVRLIGVEAEGSGIASGKHAATLTQGKPGVLHGAMSYLLQDTEGQVTEAHSISAGLDYPGVGPEHSYLKDEGRGEYYSVTDGEALEAFQLVCKLEGIIPALETAHAFAYLEKLCPNIEGSPRIVINCSGRGDKDVQTVAKYIDGIDL is encoded by the coding sequence GTGACTGTTACACCTATTAAAAATAATTCTAATTTAACTCAAGTACCTGACAACTTTGGACGTTTCGGCAAATACGGCGGAAAATATGTACCCGAAACCCTCATGCCCGCCCTGAGTGAATTAGAAACCGCCTATAGTCAGTATAAGCTCGATCGAGACTTTCAAGCAGAATTAAATCAATTACTAAAAGACTATGTAGGTAGAGCAAACCCTCTATATTTTGCCGAAAGACTCACCCAACATTACGCTAAACCAGACGGCACAGGCGCTCAAATTTACCTAAAACGAGAAGACTTAAACCATACAGGCGCTCATAAAATTAATAATGCCCTAGGGCAAGTTTTACTCGCCGTGCGCATGGGGAAAAAACGTATTATTGCAGAAACAGGAGCAGGACAACATGGAGTTGCCACCGCCACCGTATGCGCTCGTTTCGGTTTAGATTGTGTAATCTATATGGGTGTAGAAGATATGGAACGCCAAAAGCTCAACGTTTTTAGAATGAGACTTTTAGGGGCAAAAGTTCAACCTGTATCCGCAGGAACTGGCACACTCAAAGATGCTACGTCCGAAGCCATTCGAGATTGGGTAACAAATGTTGAGACTACTCATTATATCTTAGGTTCGGTGGCTGGGCCTCATCCTTATCCGATGATGGTAAGAGATTTTCATGGAGTCATCGGCAAAGAAACCCGTAGCCAGTGTGTAGAAAAATGGGGCGGTTTACCAGATATTTTACTCGCTTGTGTGGGCGGTGGCTCAAATGCTATGGGTTTATTTTATGAGTTTGTCGGCGATGCTTCTGTGCGTTTAATTGGAGTGGAAGCGGAAGGAAGCGGTATTGCTTCAGGAAAACACGCTGCCACTTTAACTCAAGGCAAACCCGGAGTTTTACACGGTGCTATGAGTTATTTACTTCAAGATACAGAAGGGCAAGTAACAGAAGCCCATTCTATCAGTGCAGGGTTAGATTATCCGGGAGTAGGACCAGAACATAGTTACTTAAAAGATGAAGGTAGAGGAGAATATTACAGCGTCACCGATGGGGAGGCTTTAGAGGCTTTTCAATTGGTATGTAAACTAGAAGGTATTATTCCTGCCTTAGAAACTGCTCACGCTTTTGCTTATCTGGAAAAATTATGCCCTAATATTGAAGGTAGCCCTCGTATTGTTATTAATTGTTCTGGACGTGGTGACAAAGATGTGCAAACTGTTGCTAAATATATTGATGGCATAGACTTGTAA
- the cobQ gene encoding cobyric acid synthase CobQ, protein MKAIMVVGTTSHAGKSSLVTGLCRLLWRKGWLVTPFKGQNMALNAYVTATGGEMGYAQALQAWGAKIAPRVEMNPILLKPQGNMTSQVIMKGEVVGVTNAKEYYENYFDKGWDNIKECLEILAQEFDLVVCEGAGSPAEINLKHRDLTNMRVAKHLNAETILVADIERGGVFAHIVGTLALLEPEERSLIKGIVINKFRGDVTILTPGIEWLENYTQIPVLGVIPWFDSALPSEDSLGLLDRTNHKKGYELKISVIKLPHISNFTDFDPLEAEDRVLIEYIEPYEQLGYPDAVIIPGTKTSIEDLEILQKTGMMTQIQEYVESGGTILGICGGFQMLGQIICDPDHLEGLAENCQGLDLLPIKTILKREKITRQREVFANYPQQGLPVDGYEIHQGYTEIIPSVGKQKKMNYFPIFDDDTLGIVNESKNVWGCYLHGIFDNGAWRRAWLNTLRQKRGLPSLPTGISNYRQQREELLDSLADLIEKHLDLESLFDNL, encoded by the coding sequence ATGAAAGCAATTATGGTAGTGGGTACTACTTCCCACGCTGGAAAATCATCTTTAGTCACGGGTTTATGTCGTTTATTATGGCGTAAAGGTTGGTTAGTGACTCCTTTTAAAGGACAAAATATGGCTTTAAATGCCTATGTAACGGCAACGGGGGGGGAAATGGGATATGCTCAAGCACTACAGGCATGGGGTGCGAAAATTGCCCCTAGGGTAGAGATGAATCCTATCTTACTTAAACCTCAAGGTAATATGACTTCTCAGGTGATTATGAAGGGTGAGGTAGTAGGAGTTACCAATGCGAAGGAATACTATGAAAATTATTTTGATAAGGGTTGGGATAATATCAAAGAATGTCTGGAGATTTTAGCACAGGAATTTGATTTGGTAGTATGTGAGGGAGCTGGTAGCCCTGCGGAAATAAATCTTAAACATCGTGATTTAACCAATATGCGAGTGGCAAAACATCTCAACGCTGAGACTATTTTGGTGGCGGATATTGAAAGGGGGGGAGTTTTTGCTCATATTGTCGGTACTTTAGCACTCCTTGAACCAGAAGAACGATCGTTAATTAAGGGTATCGTGATTAATAAGTTTAGAGGTGATGTAACTATTTTAACTCCGGGTATAGAATGGTTAGAAAACTATACCCAAATTCCTGTGTTGGGGGTGATTCCTTGGTTTGATTCGGCTTTACCTTCGGAAGATTCCCTTGGTTTGCTCGATCGAACCAATCACAAAAAAGGTTATGAATTAAAGATTAGTGTGATAAAATTACCTCATATTTCCAATTTTACCGATTTTGATCCCCTTGAAGCGGAAGATAGAGTTTTAATAGAATATATTGAACCTTACGAACAATTAGGCTATCCTGATGCTGTTATTATACCCGGCACTAAGACTTCGATCGAAGACTTAGAAATATTGCAAAAAACAGGAATGATGACACAAATTCAAGAATATGTCGAATCAGGAGGCACAATTTTAGGGATTTGTGGTGGTTTTCAAATGTTAGGACAGATAATATGTGATCCTGATCATCTTGAAGGATTAGCAGAAAATTGTCAAGGATTAGACTTATTACCCATCAAAACCATTTTAAAACGAGAAAAAATCACCCGTCAACGAGAAGTCTTCGCTAATTATCCCCAACAAGGTTTACCCGTAGATGGTTATGAAATCCATCAAGGATATACAGAAATAATCCCTTCTGTGGGTAAACAAAAAAAGATGAATTATTTTCCTATATTTGATGATGACACTTTAGGCATAGTAAATGAAAGCAAAAATGTCTGGGGATGTTATCTTCATGGAATCTTCGACAATGGTGCATGGCGCAGAGCGTGGTTAAATACATTAAGACAAAAAAGAGGTTTACCATCCTTACCCACAGGTATTAGTAATTATCGTCAGCAAAGGGAAGAATTACTAGATTCTTTAGCAGATTTAATCGAAAAACACCTTGATTTAGAATCTTTATTCGATAATCTTTGA
- a CDS encoding S-(hydroxymethyl)glutathione dehydrogenase/class III alcohol dehydrogenase — protein sequence MKVKAAVALEAGKPLSIEIIDLQPPQAGEVLVEIKATGICHTDAYTLSGKDPEGLFPSILGHEGAGVVVEVGKDVKSLKVGDHVIPLYVPECRECEYCLSFKTNLCQAIRVTQGKGLMPDGSSRFSLDGKPLYHYMGTSTFANYTVVPEIALAKIRQDVPFEKVCYIGCGVTTGVGAVINTAKVEAGANVIVFGLGGIGLNVIQACRMVGANMIIGVDINSSKRSIAEKFGMTHFVNPQEVEGDLVPYLVDLTKGGADYTFECIGNTKVMRQALECCHKGWGVSTIIGVAGAGEEISTRPFQLVTGRVWKGSAFGGARGRTDVPKIVDWYKEGKINIDDLITHVMPLEEINTAFDLMHKGESIRSVVTF from the coding sequence ATGAAAGTAAAAGCCGCCGTTGCCTTAGAAGCAGGAAAACCACTCTCGATCGAAATTATAGACTTACAACCCCCTCAAGCAGGAGAAGTCTTAGTCGAAATAAAAGCCACGGGAATTTGCCATACCGATGCCTATACTTTATCAGGAAAAGACCCTGAAGGTTTATTTCCCAGTATCTTAGGTCATGAAGGAGCTGGAGTTGTGGTAGAAGTAGGTAAAGACGTTAAAAGCCTGAAAGTGGGAGATCATGTGATCCCCTTATATGTGCCAGAATGTCGAGAATGTGAATATTGTCTCAGTTTCAAGACTAATCTTTGTCAGGCAATTCGAGTTACTCAAGGTAAAGGTTTGATGCCCGATGGTAGTAGTCGTTTCTCCCTCGATGGTAAGCCTTTATATCATTATATGGGGACTTCTACCTTTGCTAATTATACCGTTGTGCCTGAAATTGCCTTAGCGAAAATTCGTCAAGATGTGCCTTTTGAAAAAGTTTGTTATATCGGTTGTGGTGTAACGACTGGAGTTGGTGCAGTTATTAACACCGCCAAAGTTGAAGCTGGGGCGAATGTTATCGTTTTTGGTTTAGGAGGTATCGGTTTAAATGTCATCCAAGCCTGTCGTATGGTAGGGGCAAACATGATTATCGGTGTGGATATTAATTCTAGCAAAAGATCGATCGCCGAAAAATTTGGTATGACTCACTTTGTTAACCCCCAAGAAGTAGAAGGTGATTTAGTGCCTTATTTAGTTGACTTAACCAAAGGAGGAGCAGACTATACTTTTGAATGTATAGGCAACACTAAAGTTATGCGTCAAGCCTTAGAATGTTGTCATAAAGGTTGGGGAGTTTCCACTATCATCGGTGTTGCTGGTGCAGGAGAGGAAATTAGTACAAGACCTTTCCAATTAGTGACAGGACGAGTCTGGAAAGGAAGTGCCTTTGGCGGTGCAAGGGGAAGAACTGATGTACCTAAAATTGTCGATTGGTATAAAGAAGGCAAAATTAATATTGACGATTTAATCACCCATGTCATGCCCTTAGAAGAAATAAACACCGCTTTTGATTTAATGCACAAAGGGGAATCCATTCGCAGTGTCGTGACGTTTTAA
- a CDS encoding ribonuclease catalytic domain-containing protein: MEKGTLVEFRVNNDRRLAVIDKPEGKKDWIAIDERGNPHKIRPQRVDYQIQGQSFKYTEIPQFKEDIVPYLDESSLETAWELLVEDATPVTPSELASLIFSEDTPAVCYATHVLLSEDKIYFKKKGDIYEPRSNSQVEEIKHKIEIEEQKKQEKEGFILKLQKALAGETFKWENGDSVRLNFLEKYALQPDNPPKQAQEILEALDRPKSGDSAVQLLIDLKLWDKHENIFLRRSSYPNYFPLQVSEAAHLILEQITTGSIDDLSNRLDLTHHKVYTIDDETTEEIDDGLSVETLEDGTLRYWIHIADPTRLIKPDDILDKEARKRSTSLYLPTGMIPMFPPELATGPMSLVQGQICPALSFGVTLADDGGVIDYEIHSTLIKPTYRLTYHDVDEMLHLDIQAEKEVKQLAEAAKKRSQWRKDNGSVMISMPEAIIKVKDNEEVSIELLDPSFSRSLVAEMMILTGEIAGRFCQENSIPVAFRSQPQPELPPEEELILLPPGPVRSCALRRCMPKSETGLSAARHASLGLETYTQVTSPIRRYTDLLAHFQIKAYLQGDELPFPRDRMQEMIFEVMATSSEAVLVERQTNRYWSLQYLLKHSSEVWHGLVLRWLREDENLALILLEDLGLEFPHRFDRVPKIGEQIRLQVHFCDPQRDEIRFKEAIMN; this comes from the coding sequence GTGGAAAAAGGTACTTTAGTTGAATTTAGAGTTAATAACGATCGTCGTTTAGCAGTAATAGATAAACCAGAAGGCAAAAAAGATTGGATTGCCATTGATGAAAGAGGAAATCCCCACAAAATTCGTCCTCAAAGAGTAGATTATCAAATTCAAGGACAATCTTTTAAATACACGGAAATACCCCAATTTAAGGAAGATATTGTACCTTATTTAGATGAATCTAGTTTAGAAACGGCTTGGGAATTATTGGTGGAAGATGCTACTCCTGTCACTCCTTCTGAATTGGCATCTCTGATTTTTTCGGAAGATACTCCTGCGGTGTGCTATGCAACCCATGTTTTGCTTTCTGAGGATAAAATTTATTTTAAGAAAAAAGGGGATATTTATGAACCTCGATCGAACTCTCAAGTAGAAGAAATTAAGCATAAAATTGAAATCGAAGAGCAAAAAAAACAGGAAAAAGAAGGGTTTATCCTCAAACTACAAAAGGCTTTAGCAGGGGAAACCTTCAAATGGGAAAATGGCGATTCCGTCAGACTCAACTTTTTAGAAAAATATGCCTTACAACCTGATAACCCTCCTAAACAAGCCCAAGAAATTTTAGAAGCACTCGATCGACCCAAAAGCGGTGATTCTGCCGTACAATTACTCATAGATTTGAAACTATGGGATAAACACGAAAATATCTTTTTACGTCGTAGTTCTTATCCCAACTACTTCCCACTACAAGTATCCGAAGCGGCGCATCTAATTCTCGAACAAATTACCACAGGTTCGATCGATGACTTGTCAAATCGGTTAGACTTAACTCATCATAAAGTATATACGATCGATGACGAAACTACCGAAGAAATCGACGACGGTTTAAGCGTAGAAACCCTCGAAGATGGCACATTACGTTATTGGATACATATAGCAGATCCTACCCGTTTAATCAAGCCCGACGACATTTTAGACAAAGAAGCGCGTAAACGTAGTACCAGTTTATACCTTCCTACGGGAATGATTCCCATGTTTCCCCCAGAATTAGCTACAGGACCCATGAGTTTAGTTCAGGGTCAAATTTGCCCTGCATTGAGTTTTGGGGTAACTCTAGCCGATGATGGCGGGGTTATAGACTATGAAATTCACTCTACCCTCATTAAGCCAACTTACCGTTTAACCTATCATGATGTTGACGAAATGTTGCATTTAGATATTCAAGCGGAAAAAGAGGTAAAACAGTTAGCCGAAGCCGCCAAAAAACGATCGCAGTGGCGCAAAGATAATGGCTCTGTTATGATTTCTATGCCTGAAGCTATTATTAAAGTGAAGGACAATGAAGAAGTTTCGATCGAGCTACTTGATCCCTCTTTTTCTCGTTCATTAGTAGCCGAAATGATGATTTTAACGGGAGAAATCGCAGGAAGATTCTGTCAAGAAAACAGTATTCCCGTTGCCTTTCGCAGTCAACCCCAACCCGAATTACCCCCAGAAGAAGAATTAATACTTTTGCCCCCTGGGCCTGTAAGATCATGTGCTTTAAGACGTTGTATGCCAAAAAGTGAAACAGGATTATCGGCGGCACGTCATGCTAGTTTAGGTTTAGAAACCTATACCCAAGTTACCTCCCCTATTCGTCGTTATACTGACTTACTCGCCCATTTTCAAATCAAAGCCTACCTACAGGGGGATGAATTACCTTTCCCACGGGATAGAATGCAAGAGATGATTTTTGAAGTCATGGCAACATCTTCCGAAGCGGTATTAGTTGAAAGACAAACGAATCGTTATTGGAGTTTACAATATTTACTAAAACATAGTAGCGAAGTTTGGCATGGTTTAGTCTTGCGCTGGTTACGGGAAGACGAGAATTTAGCCTTGATTTTATTAGAAGATTTAGGTTTAGAATTTCCCCATAGGTTCGATCGTGTTCCAAAAATTGGCGAACAAATTAGACTACAAGTACATTTCTGTGATCCTCAACGGGATGAAATTCGTTTCAAAGAAGCGATTATGAATTAA